AGTCCTGAATTAGCTTGCCCACCACTTTGGCCAACTAAGGCTATAGGTTCACCCGCTTCAACACGGTCACCCACCGATTTTAGTAAGGCTTGGTTATGGCCATATAAACTCATGTATCCATCACCATGATCAACAACGGTAACCAGTCCATAACCCTTTAACCAATCTGAAAATAAAACTGTGCCGTTGTGAATAGTTTTTACTTCACGACCAATTGGCGCTGAAAGAAATACGCCTTTCCATTTTAAATAGCCTTGTTTACTTGAACCAAAACTATGATTGATTCGCCCTTTTACCGGCCAACTGAGCTTACGTTTTAATTTACTCAGTCCGACTAAATTTTCTGCCTGTTTAGCTTTTGCAGCATCGGCAGCCATTCTTTTTAATAAGGAGACTAATGCTGATTCTTCTCGCTCCAGTTTGGCGAGTTTTTGCTGTTCTGTAAGTGCTTTTTTATTCAAAGCCTTTAAAGTTTGTTTTTGTTTGATTTTTGATAATTCGAGAATTTGTTTTTGCTGGCTTTGTGTTTGTGTTAACTGTGTTAATTGTTCTGCTTGTTGCTGATATTGTTGTGTAACGTCATTTAATTGCGTAATGGTACTTTTAAATGCTTCAATTTCTTTAATACGCGCCGTATTTAAGTACTGATAATGGGTGATAGTGCGTTGTACATTACTAGGCTTTTCTTGATTAAGTATTAGCTTGATGTAGTCGTGATGACCCGTAGAATAAGCGGCTCGTAATTGTTTGGCGAGTATTTCTTCTTGTTGCTTTTTAGCCAGTTCAAGTTGTTTTTTTTCGGCACTTAGTTCAGCTAATTTATTTTCTGTAGCGGTTAATTCACTGGTGGTATTTGATAAACTTTTAGCTATTTTTCCTATTGCTAGATCATCAGTTTTTAGCTGTTGTTCTAGATCACTGATTTTAATATTTGTGTTTGATAGGCTTTGTTTTTGTTGATTAATAGCTTGTTGGATATCGCTAAGTTGCTGATTTGTTTTTGCACTGTTGTTCGCGCTTGCTTGAGCCAAAGTATTAAACGATAAGCACAGTATGATTAAGCCAATGCAAAAAACATAGCCAGCATTATACTGGCTAAGTTTTATTGATAAGCATCTAGCGTTGTCGTTATAAGGCACAATAAAAAGCACGTTTACGTTAAGTCAGCGTTAATAAGTTATGTCCTGTCATTTCTTCAGGTTGAGGCATATCCATCAATGATAAAATTGTCGGTGCAATATCACTAAGTGCGCCTGATTTTGCCATTGCTGCTTTTCGGCCAAAATATATTAAAGGTACAGGTTCACAAGTATGGGCGGTATGTGCCTGTCCTGATTCGTTATCTAGCATTTGTTCAGCATTGCCGTGATCGGCGGTAATTAAGCACTCGCTACCTGTTTTTTCTAACGCGGTAACAATGCGGCCTATACATCTGTCAACCGCTTCACAAGCTTTTACGGCAGCATCAAAGTCACCGGTATGACCAACCATATCACCATTAGGGTAATTACAAACAATAAAGTCGTGATCGCCGCTTTCAATAGCTGCTACTAATTTATCAGTTAATAGGGTGGAATTCATTTCAGGCTGCAAATCGTAAGTAGCCACTTGTGGTGATGGCACTAATATTCGTTCTTCACCTTTGAAGGTATCTTCTTTACCGCCACTGAAGAAAAAGGTGACGTGGGCGTATTTTTCAGTTTCTGAAATGCGCAGTTGCGTTTTGTTATGTTTTTCTAGCCATTCACCTAAAACGTTGTGAAGCTCGACTTTTGGAAAAGCAGATGGAGCATCAATATCAGCAGCGTACTCGGTTAACATCACAAAGCTGCCAAGTTTAGGTTGTTGCTGGCGTTTAAAACCTGTGAACGTTGGTTCGGTAAAACAACGGGTGAATTGACGTGCGCGGTCGGCTCGAAAATTCATAAAGATCATGGCATCGCCATCTTCTACTTGAATGACATTACCTTCGGCATTGGTAATGGCTGAAGCTTTGACAAATTCGTCATTTTCGTCACGCTCGTAAGCGGCATGTAAAGCGTCAGTTGCTTTACTGTATTGGTATTCAGCTTGTCCTGAAACCATTAAATTATAAGCTGATTCAACGCGATCCCAGCGCTGATCTCTGTCCATAGCATAATAACGACCAATAACTGAGGCTACTTGGCCACAGCCTAATGCTGAAAATTTTTCTTGTGCTTTGATAAGTGAGGCTTCTGCACTGCGCGGTGGTGTATCGCGGCCATCTAAAAATGCATGCAAATAAATTGCCTTAGCACCTTTTTCTGCAGCCATTTCTAACATGGCAAAAATATGATCTTCATGACTATGAACGCCGCCTGGAGAGAGCAAACCAAAAACGTGAATTGCTTTATTGTTACTTACGGCATTTTCAACTGCACTCGCTAACGTTGGGTTTTGTTGAAATTCTTTATCTTTAATTGCTTTAGTAATTCGAGTGAAGTCTTGATAAACAATACGCCCAGCGCCTAAATTGACATGTCCAACTTCAGAGTTGCCCATTTGTCCGTCTGGTAAACCTACCGCCATGCCAGAGGTTTCTATCAACATATTGGGCTTGTTAGCTATTAAGTTGTCTAATACTGGGGTGTTGGCATGAAAAATAGCATTTGATTCTGTGTTTTCTCTATATCCCCAACCATCTAGAATAATAAGAACAGTAGACTTCTTGTTTGGCATTATGACTTCCTTTATACGAGCAAAGATAGATAAAAGTAATACGAGCGATAGATCATTGAAAATAATTTTCAGCAGCAGTATATCAAGACACGATGTGAATATCTTCTGTCTGTTTAGACAAAATGTTTCAGTTTTAAGATCAAAAACCAATGATATATGCAAAGTTATTTCATTATTGTGTTTTTGTATGAAAAGTTCAGTTTGGGTTTAGTTTATTAGCCTGTATACTGTGGAAAATTTTTAGTTAATTAGAATGTAAAACTTATGGATCAACTTATTACTTTCGCAATGAGCCAGCCTTTACTTAGTGGAGCTTGGTTGGTTATTGTTTTAATGATTATTGTCATTACTATCAAAATTCAAATGTCACCTATTAAGCAATTAAGTACGCAACAAATGACTTTTTTAATTAATAGAGAGTCGGGTGTTGTGGTTGATAGCCGTAGTGAAAAAGACTTTAAAGCCGGACATATTGTTGATGCAGTGCATCTTGGCAATGAAAAAGTCAGTAAAAATGACTTCACTAGTCTTGAAAAACACAAAGATAAACCCATTATTGTAGTATGTAGTGCTGGTCTTAGTGCAAGTAAAGTGGCTAATCAGCTAGCAAAAGCGGGTTTCACTAAAGTGAGTATTCTTAAAGGTGGAATGAGTGCTTGGTTAAGTGCAGGTTTACCTGTAACTAAGTAATTCACAATAAAACAACGGGTTATCATAATGGCAGTTGATATATATACTAAAGCGACTTGTTTTTATTGCATGAGAGCGAAAGCTTTATTCGATGATATGAACGTTGCGTACAACGAAATAAAAATAGACGGTGATGCACCACTGCGTGAGAAAATGATTAAACGTAGTCAGGGCGCTTCAACCGTGCCACAAATATTTATTAACAATAACCATATTGGTGGTTGTGACGATTTATTTGCATTACATGCTCAAGAAAAATTAGCTTCACTTTTGGCCTCTGCGTAAAAGTGAAAATATCTTAGAATAAAATGCCAATAAATAATGGCGTAAAAATATAAAGGAAGAACAACATGGCTGACGAAATTCAAAACGGCGCAGAAGCGACAACTGAGCAACAAGCTCCACAATTTGCTATTCAACGTGTTTATACAAAAGATATCTCATTTGAAACGCCAAATTCTCCAGCAATTTTTCAAAAAGACTGGAAGCCTGAAGTACAGTTAGATATTGATACTAAGTCGACTAAATTGGGTGATGATACTTATGAAGTAACATTGTCGTTAACTGTTACGGCTAAAGTTGAAGAGCAAACGGCTTTTCTAGCTGAAGTACAGCAATCAGGTATTTTTACTATTGGTAACTTACCAGAAGCGCAATTAGCCCATACTATTGGCGCATTTTGCCCAACAACATTATTCCCATATGCTCGTGAAGCTGTTGCCAACCTAGTTAGTCGTGGTTCATTCCCACAAATTAATTTAGCACCAGTAAACTTTGAAGCATTATTTGCAAATTATGTACAACAGCGTGCAGCACAAGCAAATGCTGACCAAGCGCCAGCAAGTACAGAAACTCATTAATTTATGAGCCCTGATTCTGCCGCAATTTCGGTTATTGGCGCTGGCTCTTATGGTACAGCGCTGGCAATATGCTTAGCGCGAAATGGCCATAAAACATTGCTTTGGGGACGTGATGAAAATCATGTTTCTGAAATGGCGAGTTCGCGTGCGAATGAAAAATATTTACCGGGAAGTTCTTTTCCTGAAGCATTAGTCGTTACTAATGACTTAGCCAGTGTGATCGCTGCCAGTAAAAATATTTTATTAGTCGTACCTAGCCATGTTTTTGGTGAAATGCTAACGCAAATCAAACCTTTTCTTAGAAAAGATGCTCGTTTAGTTTGGGCAACAAAAGGTTTAGAGCACGATACAGGGCGCTTATTGCAAGATGTAGCTCGAGAGATTTTAGGTGATGATATTTCGTTAGCTGTTCTTTCTGGACCTACCTTTGCTAAAGAAATGGCAGCAGGATTACCTACGGCCATTTCTTTATCTTCAACAGACGATGCTTTCGTTGACGATATATCGAATCTATTACACTGTGAACGCACTTTTCGTGTTTACAGTAATAAAGACTTTATTGGCATTCAACTCGGTGGTGCGGTTAAAAACGTTATTGCAATCGGTGCCGGCATGGCTGATGGCATTGGCTTTGGCGCGAATGCACGTACTGCTTTAATTACCCGTGGTTTGGCCGAAATGACTCGATTAGGTTGTGCACTCAATGCAGAGCCATCAACCTTTATGGGCATGGCAGGGTTAGGTGATTTAGTCTTAACGTGTACAGATAACCAATCACGTAATCGTCGCTTTGGCTTAGCCTTAGGTGGCGGCGCGGGTGTTGAGCAAGCCATTGCTGATATTGGACAAGTGGTTGAAGGTTACCGAAACACTAAAGAAGTTTACATGCTAGCCCAACGAATGGGTGTTGAAATGCCTATTGTAGAGCAAGTTTATCAGGTGCTTTATTGTGGCAAAGATGCAAGATTGGCCGCTGCCGATTTATTATCGCGTGACCGTAAATTCGAATAGCGTGCGTTGCAAGATTATAAAAAAGGCATATAAATCTTAGTTTATATGCCTTTTTTATGTACAGGATGTACGGTCAGTCTATTAAACTGAATTTGCAAAGCCTAATTGACGCCACGCTTCATAAACAATAACAGCGGTTGCGTTTGATAAATTCATACTTCGACTGTCTTTTAACATGGGTATTCTTATTTTATCTTGATCAGGTATTTGCTGCCTAACATCTTCAGGCAAACCACCCGTTTCAGAACCAAATAAAAGGTAATCACCTGCCTGAAAGTTTATATCACCATAATAACCGGTAGATTTTGTGGTTACGGCTAATACGCGCTTAGGTTGTTCAGATTCAATAAAAGATTGATAATTTGCATGACGTTTAAGCGCTGCAAACTCATGATAGTCAAGACCAGCTCTGCGTAGTTTTTTATCTTCTAGGTCAAAGCCAAGCGGCTCAATAAGATGCAATCTAAAACCTGTATTGGCACATAGACGAATAATATTGCCGGTGTTGGGTGGAATTTGAGGTTGAAATAAAACGACATCTAACATAGCAAGTGCTTAATAAGTTGTATAATTAAATGGTATTATACAGGCCTTAGGGCGAATGCTTAAGCTTTGCTTTTATAATATTAATTAAACTTTATTCATTAGGAGATTTCAGTGCCGGACAACAAGATAGATTCTAACCAATATGCATACTTGGTTAAGTTGGCTGCTTTTGCCGCCACAGCAACCGCACTGATTCTTGTAGTGCTGAAGCTCTATGCATTCTTTGTTACTGATGCTAGCGCGATGCTGGCCTCTGCTACTGATTCTATTTTAGATCTATTTGCTTCTATTATGAATGTGGTGATCTTGCGATTCGCTTTAGCACCAGCCGATAAAGAGCATAAATTTGGTCATGGTAAAGCAGAAAGTTTAGCGGGCTTAGTACAAGCGGCATTTGTTTTAGGATCAGCATTGTTATTGGTATTTAATGGTGTTGATCGCATTATAAATCCACAAGAAGTGGTGAGAACTGAAGTCGGTATTATTGTTTCGATAATTGCCATTGTTATGACCTTGATGTTAGTGGTACTGCAAAAGTATGTTATTCACCAAACAAAGTCTGTTGCGATTAGTGCCGATGCTTTGCATTATCAGTCTGACTTAATTCTAAATTTAGGTGTGTTAGCCGCATTGTTTTTAAGCCAAGGTTATTGGTTACAAGCGGATGGATTTTTTACCGTTGCGGTGGCTATATTTTTGTTAATGGGCGCAGGTAAAATAATTTGGACCAGTGTCCATCAACTGATGGACCATGAGTTAACTACAGAAGAGCTGTCGGTTATAAAGAAAATTGTCTTAGCGCATGAAGGTACGCATGGTTTACATGAGTTGAGAACACGACAAGCAGGTCCTGACAGATTTATTCAATTCCATTTAGAGCTAGATGGCGAGTTGTCCTTGTTAGAGGCTCATACCATAGGTGAGGCTATTGAACTTGAAATTATAGAGGCGCTAGCACCGTGTGAAGTGTTTATTCATCATGACCCGTTGTCTGCTGCTAATCATCAAGATAATACCGATGACATTAAACGAATTTAGTTAGCTGAAGTAAAAAGGCGTGGTTAAAGTACTATTGATGTGACTTAAACCACGCAATGGTTTTATCTATTGCTATGTCACGGTATTGGTCTAGTTCAAAATAAAGTTCGTGATAAGCCCCTGCGATGATTTCAGGTTGACCTTCTGGGCAAGCGCTTTCATTAGCTTTATGCAGTTGCTGGCAAAAATGAAGTTGAGCTTCATTATCTACAATATGTTCACTGCCCGCTTGTAGCATTTGTATGGGTAGCGATAGTTTATCAATATCAATAAGTAAGTTGTCTGAATTAAGAATAGCTTGCTCCAACCAGTTAAATGTTACCCCGCCCAATTTTAATTCTGGCTGTGCTTTATATAACGCTTGAAAACGCTCAAAGCGTGGTAAAGAGTGCATTAAGCGATTCTCTTCAAACGTACTTTTATTCAAATCGTTTTGGCCAAAAAAATACCATGGAGTGTCTGAAAACCAACGGTTTAAAGTAGCGCCTGTTTTTATCAGTGATGTTGCTAGCCAATTTGGCGTACCGCCTCTTGATATAGCTATCATTGGTGAACTTAATGTTAGGGCTTTGATTTTACTTGGATAGAGTTGTAAATATCTTAAAGCAATGGCTCCGCCCATAGAATGCGCCAACATATAAGCCTGTTTATTATGCTCAGGATATTGTAATGGTAAAACCACGTTAAGTAAGTGGTGCAAATCTTGAGCGTATTGATCAAACTTATCAATATGACCTTGAAAACGGTTAGGGGTTAAACGTGCAGAAAGCCCTTGTCCACGATGATCTATAATGACGCTGTCGTAACCCTGATTGTCGAGATCAAACGCTAATTCTTGATATTTAAGATAGCTTTCAGAGCGGCCAGGAACAATAACAATGTAAGGTTTATCAGGCCGTTTAAAATTAGTCGCATAAGCAATACTAATATTGTCGTCGGTTGTGAATGCCGCTTGCTGCACTGTTTTCCAAAAAGCTGTAATAGCGGCAACTTTTTTTGGTGTGAGTGCTCGCTTACTTTCTTCGCTAATTTCATTAGCCATTAATGGAGTTCCTAAAAATAGCCAAAAAAAGACTAATGAATATAGTAATTTAAATTTCATGTGTATTATTTTTACTGATCACTATCGGTAATTCAATGATAACCGTTAAACCATTTTGGTTATTGTTTTGCGCACTTATGATGCCATTATGCGCAACAATGGCTTGCTTTGCTATCGCCATGCCTAATCCTGTGCCGCCTGTTGCACGATCACGCGCTTGAGCAACGCGATAAAAAGGTTCAAATAACTTAGGTAAGTCTTCAATGGGAACACCAGTACCCGTATCAATAATCTCAATAATAAATGACGTGCTTGTTTTAGTTAAGTTAACCGTTACCTGGTGGTTTTTATGGCTATAATTTATCGCGTTAACCAAAATATTATTAAGGGCACTAGACAATAAGTTCGGATCGGCTTGCAGTAACGCGGTTCCTTGATAGTCAAAGTGAATATTAATCGATTTCTCATTAGCCATATATTGCGCATCTTCAATACACAAGATTAAGAGTTGCTTTAGATCTACGGCCATTAACTCCAATTGGCTGATGGTGTTTTCTAACCTTGATAAGGATAATACACTTGAGATCATTTCATCGAGTCTGGCTATTTCGAGTTCACATCGTTGCAAATGTTTATGTAATAAAGCCTGTGAAATATTGTTTTGCTGGGCAAGACCAAGAGCGATTTGCAAGCGAGTCATAGGTGAGCGTAGCTCATGCGAAACGTCTGCCATCAAGCGTTGATGCGAGCCAATATTCTGCGCTAGTTTTTCTGCCATTAAGTTGAAGCTTGCCGCGCAAGCACCAATTTCATCATTACGCTGTGCAATTAAAGGAATGCGAGCATTGAATTCACCATCACCAAAACTTGCCGCTGCTTTTTGCATGGCAATAAGCGGTTTGGTGAATGATCGTGTTAGTAACCACAGTAAAATAGAGCTAATAAAAATAGGAATAGCTAAACGAAGCCAAGTAGGAATACGTTGTATTATGTTGCCAGGTAGGCGTTTTCTGTCGATTGTAGCGAGATAAATTTGATAGGGAGTACCTGCAACATCAACGTTAACTGGTCCGGT
The Colwellia sp. Arc7-D genome window above contains:
- the trmL gene encoding tRNA (uridine(34)/cytosine(34)/5-carboxymethylaminomethyluridine(34)-2'-O)-methyltransferase TrmL encodes the protein MLDVVLFQPQIPPNTGNIIRLCANTGFRLHLIEPLGFDLEDKKLRRAGLDYHEFAALKRHANYQSFIESEQPKRVLAVTTKSTGYYGDINFQAGDYLLFGSETGGLPEDVRQQIPDQDKIRIPMLKDSRSMNLSNATAVIVYEAWRQLGFANSV
- a CDS encoding rhodanese-like domain-containing protein; this translates as MDQLITFAMSQPLLSGAWLVIVLMIIVITIKIQMSPIKQLSTQQMTFLINRESGVVVDSRSEKDFKAGHIVDAVHLGNEKVSKNDFTSLEKHKDKPIIVVCSAGLSASKVANQLAKAGFTKVSILKGGMSAWLSAGLPVTK
- the secB gene encoding protein-export chaperone SecB gives rise to the protein MADEIQNGAEATTEQQAPQFAIQRVYTKDISFETPNSPAIFQKDWKPEVQLDIDTKSTKLGDDTYEVTLSLTVTAKVEEQTAFLAEVQQSGIFTIGNLPEAQLAHTIGAFCPTTLFPYAREAVANLVSRGSFPQINLAPVNFEALFANYVQQRAAQANADQAPASTETH
- the gpsA gene encoding NAD(P)H-dependent glycerol-3-phosphate dehydrogenase, yielding MSPDSAAISVIGAGSYGTALAICLARNGHKTLLWGRDENHVSEMASSRANEKYLPGSSFPEALVVTNDLASVIAASKNILLVVPSHVFGEMLTQIKPFLRKDARLVWATKGLEHDTGRLLQDVAREILGDDISLAVLSGPTFAKEMAAGLPTAISLSSTDDAFVDDISNLLHCERTFRVYSNKDFIGIQLGGAVKNVIAIGAGMADGIGFGANARTALITRGLAEMTRLGCALNAEPSTFMGMAGLGDLVLTCTDNQSRNRRFGLALGGGAGVEQAIADIGQVVEGYRNTKEVYMLAQRMGVEMPIVEQVYQVLYCGKDARLAAADLLSRDRKFE
- the grxC gene encoding glutaredoxin 3, with product MMAVDIYTKATCFYCMRAKALFDDMNVAYNEIKIDGDAPLREKMIKRSQGASTVPQIFINNNHIGGCDDLFALHAQEKLASLLASA
- a CDS encoding peptidoglycan DD-metalloendopeptidase family protein, giving the protein MAQASANNSAKTNQQLSDIQQAINQQKQSLSNTNIKISDLEQQLKTDDLAIGKIAKSLSNTTSELTATENKLAELSAEKKQLELAKKQQEEILAKQLRAAYSTGHHDYIKLILNQEKPSNVQRTITHYQYLNTARIKEIEAFKSTITQLNDVTQQYQQQAEQLTQLTQTQSQQKQILELSKIKQKQTLKALNKKALTEQQKLAKLEREESALVSLLKRMAADAAKAKQAENLVGLSKLKRKLSWPVKGRINHSFGSSKQGYLKWKGVFLSAPIGREVKTIHNGTVLFSDWLKGYGLVTVVDHGDGYMSLYGHNQALLKSVGDRVEAGEPIALVGQSGGQANSGLYFEIRHTGIAVNPKLWCK
- a CDS encoding cation diffusion facilitator family transporter; translated protein: MPDNKIDSNQYAYLVKLAAFAATATALILVVLKLYAFFVTDASAMLASATDSILDLFASIMNVVILRFALAPADKEHKFGHGKAESLAGLVQAAFVLGSALLLVFNGVDRIINPQEVVRTEVGIIVSIIAIVMTLMLVVLQKYVIHQTKSVAISADALHYQSDLILNLGVLAALFLSQGYWLQADGFFTVAVAIFLLMGAGKIIWTSVHQLMDHELTTEELSVIKKIVLAHEGTHGLHELRTRQAGPDRFIQFHLELDGELSLLEAHTIGEAIELEIIEALAPCEVFIHHDPLSAANHQDNTDDIKRI
- a CDS encoding alpha/beta fold hydrolase translates to MANEISEESKRALTPKKVAAITAFWKTVQQAAFTTDDNISIAYATNFKRPDKPYIVIVPGRSESYLKYQELAFDLDNQGYDSVIIDHRGQGLSARLTPNRFQGHIDKFDQYAQDLHHLLNVVLPLQYPEHNKQAYMLAHSMGGAIALRYLQLYPSKIKALTLSSPMIAISRGGTPNWLATSLIKTGATLNRWFSDTPWYFFGQNDLNKSTFEENRLMHSLPRFERFQALYKAQPELKLGGVTFNWLEQAILNSDNLLIDIDKLSLPIQMLQAGSEHIVDNEAQLHFCQQLHKANESACPEGQPEIIAGAYHELYFELDQYRDIAIDKTIAWFKSHQ
- the gpmM gene encoding 2,3-bisphosphoglycerate-independent phosphoglycerate mutase, whose amino-acid sequence is MPNKKSTVLIILDGWGYRENTESNAIFHANTPVLDNLIANKPNMLIETSGMAVGLPDGQMGNSEVGHVNLGAGRIVYQDFTRITKAIKDKEFQQNPTLASAVENAVSNNKAIHVFGLLSPGGVHSHEDHIFAMLEMAAEKGAKAIYLHAFLDGRDTPPRSAEASLIKAQEKFSALGCGQVASVIGRYYAMDRDQRWDRVESAYNLMVSGQAEYQYSKATDALHAAYERDENDEFVKASAITNAEGNVIQVEDGDAMIFMNFRADRARQFTRCFTEPTFTGFKRQQQPKLGSFVMLTEYAADIDAPSAFPKVELHNVLGEWLEKHNKTQLRISETEKYAHVTFFFSGGKEDTFKGEERILVPSPQVATYDLQPEMNSTLLTDKLVAAIESGDHDFIVCNYPNGDMVGHTGDFDAAVKACEAVDRCIGRIVTALEKTGSECLITADHGNAEQMLDNESGQAHTAHTCEPVPLIYFGRKAAMAKSGALSDIAPTILSLMDMPQPEEMTGHNLLTLT
- a CDS encoding ATP-binding protein, whose protein sequence is MFKIPRKFSSIGAKLFICFWLIIILTISITRLVSEQFRTKSFIIPTHHSDVAKVERIKQKLTLTPVDTTEKLLSTLSRKPGRELLLKNTNTNEVLASDKWQIASLQTFLTQNNLDNLTTIKFEFYRMTGPVNVDVAGTPYQIYLATIDRKRLPGNIIQRIPTWLRLAIPIFISSILLWLLTRSFTKPLIAMQKAAASFGDGEFNARIPLIAQRNDEIGACAASFNLMAEKLAQNIGSHQRLMADVSHELRSPMTRLQIALGLAQQNNISQALLHKHLQRCELEIARLDEMISSVLSLSRLENTISQLELMAVDLKQLLILCIEDAQYMANEKSINIHFDYQGTALLQADPNLLSSALNNILVNAINYSHKNHQVTVNLTKTSTSFIIEIIDTGTGVPIEDLPKLFEPFYRVAQARDRATGGTGLGMAIAKQAIVAHNGIISAQNNNQNGLTVIIELPIVISKNNTHEI